The nucleotide sequence TCCATACTGACACTGGAGTCAGCGGATTCCATCCGTTTCCTTTACAGACATTTCCTGTCAAAGCTAACAGATAAATCCCTGAATGCCTTTTACTATGCCTGCTCCTATGCCAAAGTGGATTATTCCAGGTTTATGAATGCAACAGCATCTATGGCATTGAAACTAATCCCGAAATCCTTAGAGACGCAGCCCGTTTTTTTATGCATGGATGATACCATTGTTCCCAAATATGGAAAGAAATTTGAGGATGTCTCAAAACTCTTTGACCATTCCGCGCACAACGGCAGCGGCTACCTGAATGGGCACTGCTTTGTAAGTGTCATGCTCTGTGTGCCAATGTGGGATAAAGGCAAGATTGTTTACCAGGCGTTTCCGCTTTCCTACCGTATGTGGCAGAAAGAAGAGTCAAAATTAAAGCTGGCTGCTTCCATGGTACGCCAGGCCATGCCTGAATTACAGGAAAAGGCGAATGTCATTATCCTATGCGACAGCTGGTATACAAAAGGGGATCTGGTTTCTGTCGTGGATGAATACCCAAACCTTGGCCTAATCGGAAATGCAAGGTATGACTCTGTCCTTTATGACCTTGCCCCGCAGCCGACCGGAAAAAGGGGCAGGCCTGCAAAACATGGGAAACGTCTTTCGGCGGAAAAAGATTTTACACTTTCGGATGAAAAAATAGGCGGTTATTATATTGGGATGCGCCGTGTCCTTACAAATATTTTCGGCACAAGGGAAGTTTTTGCCTATGTGACAGCCACAGAGAAGGAAGGCGGTTCCAGGCGCCTGTTCTTCAGTACGGTTTTCCCCACACAGCTGCAGATTTTTTGTGCATGGCAGGAAAAGACCCCCCTGAACCAGACGGGGAGTGCATGGATGGATTACATCCCCTTGTTCCTGTACTCATTCAGATGGAAGATAGAAGTCAGCTATTACGAACAGAAAACCTTCTGGTCACTATGCAGCTATATGGTGCGCAGCCGGAAAGGGATTGAAATGCTGGTTAATCTGATCAACATAGCTTATTGTGCGATGAAACTGCTGCCATATCAGGATGAAGCATTTTCAAAGTACCGTAGGGAAAGCGCACAGGATTTCAGGTTTGTGCTCAGCGAGCGGATCAGGCAGGAGGTATTTTTTGCCACTTTCGTGAAAAAGAGCGAAAGTATAATAAAATCATCTGCCCTTATGAGAGCCTTAAAATACCTTGTTCAGCAAAAGGAGCGCTATTTATAATAGTTGTAAAGTGGTGTTATGCTTATAAATTCGGTATTATTACCAACGGACTCGGCATTGTCCGGGATATTTCCTTTTATAACAAGGACTTTCTTGCGGCTCATCCTGACATCATTGTTGGAAAAAAATCTGATTCCCCGGATGAAGATAAGAGTCTTGCCGATTCCAGGGCATTGATTCCCACTTTAAAGGATTTCTTTCGGAAGCATCCGCTTATCAATCCGAAAACTTTTCTGGGGGATGCCTCATTTGATTCCATTGAAATCTACAAATACCTGTTACAGGAAGCCTCCTTTGAGAAAGCTTACATTCCCCTCAACGGCAGAATCTCCCTTCCAAAATCCGACTGCCCGCTGAATAAGGACGGCATCCCCTGTTGCCCCAAAGACCCATCCCTTCCAATGAAACGGGAAGGAAGCAAATCCCATCTCCGCTGCGGACTGCCAACCATGAAGTTTGTATGCCCGAAAATGAAATGGGAATATGATAAATCAACCGGTAAAAGCAAACGCGTCTGCCACTGTGAAAATCCCTGTACGGAATCCCCCTGCGGCAGGATGTTTTATATTTATCCCGAGAAAAACCTGCGCGCCTATCCTGGTACGCTCCGTAGTACGGCCGAATGGGATTCCACCTATAAGATCAGGGTAAATGTTGAGAAATCAATCAACCATTTCAAGGACAGCTTCTGTGTTGCCGGGCGTAAAACGCAGAATGAAAAAACGCTTCATGCTGACCTGCTTCTCGCCGGGATTACCCAGCTTATTACAGTAATGGTGGCTGATAAACTGCACAGGCATGAATATATCCGCAGTTTAAAACCTCTGATTGCATAACCTTACATACCGCATACCATTTCACGGGCAGATAACCTTATCTGCTTTGTTTTCATGTCTTAAAACTCTTGTTATCCACATCCACCTCCTGTAAGTCCGGCTCAACCGGGCCTTTGCCCTATTGGAATCAAGATTTTGAACTTGTTTCGCAATTACCTAACAATAATTTGGAATAGTGGATGTTGGCGGTCTATCTCTTGTTTTCGGTTGCTTGCTTCTTTACCGTACATGAGCATTCGCGCCCGGATTGTCATTGCCGTAGCCCTCCATCAGATTGATTACGCCCCAGATACCAAGCCTGGCTCCAAGTGCTACAACAAGGGTCTGCAAAACGTCTACTGCGCTATTGAAAAATGCCATAAATATATCCTTTCTGCCGCGTCTGCGGCTGTCCCCGCGCTGCGTAAGTCCTGCGGCGCGGCGGTATTCAGTTGTAAGGGGTGCGGCTCCTGCCGCTGTGTACTGCGCCGGAAAGTGGGGGCGCGTATCATGTAGCCGGTATGGATAGATGTGATTGCTTCAATCGCTCCTTTCTGTGTCCCGCTGTGCTGCCGGACGTTTTTTCAGACTTGCGGGAAGTGAATAGCTTGCGTAGCAAGGTGTTCGCTTCCCGCAAGTTCACAAAGGGGTAGCTGCCGCAAGGCAGCGTAGGGGAAGTGTAGCTTCCCCTGTCCCCCGGCGGTCTGCCATGCTGTCACTGTTGCGGGATAAGCCCCCGGCGCGTGACATACTCCGTTGCAAAACGGCGGTGTTCCGCTTCCTTTTCCCGCCAATACTCCCATAATGCAGCGTCGGCGGCTTCCGCAACATTCATTAAAAACCGTTCAAGCTGCTTTTGTTTTTCCTCTGCGCTACGTTTCCTCATGGTCTGCGTCCTCCTGTAAGTCTGCCGCGTCAATCTCGTAATAGTCAAAATGATTTTGTCAAGATTAGTTGACACATTTTTCTCAAGGGTTTTGTATTCTATGCTGCTTCTTCCAGAGAATCATAGTATCGCTGTCGTTTGATGATGGGAGGAAGCCCTCCATTAGCAGAACAGATCCTCCGGTTATTCCAATAGCTGATGAAATATCTCCAGATCAGGGTTTTCAGTTCATCTGTGCTCATCTTCTCAGTATCATAGCGGTCATATAACAGTTCTGATTTCATTCTGGCCCACATGCTTTCACAGCGGGCATTATCATGGCATCTTCCACCCGCGCTGTTCATGCTTTGTCGGATGCCATATTGATTGATTGCGTCCCGATAAAGCCGGCTGGTGTACTGGCTTCCCCT is from Lachnospiraceae bacterium JLR.KK002 and encodes:
- a CDS encoding transposase; translated protein: MESADSIRFLYRHFLSKLTDKSLNAFYYACSYAKVDYSRFMNATASMALKLIPKSLETQPVFLCMDDTIVPKYGKKFEDVSKLFDHSAHNGSGYLNGHCFVSVMLCVPMWDKGKIVYQAFPLSYRMWQKEESKLKLAASMVRQAMPELQEKANVIILCDSWYTKGDLVSVVDEYPNLGLIGNARYDSVLYDLAPQPTGKRGRPAKHGKRLSAEKDFTLSDEKIGGYYIGMRRVLTNIFGTREVFAYVTATEKEGGSRRLFFSTVFPTQLQIFCAWQEKTPLNQTGSAWMDYIPLFLYSFRWKIEVSYYEQKTFWSLCSYMVRSRKGIEMLVNLINIAYCAMKLLPYQDEAFSKYRRESAQDFRFVLSERIRQEVFFATFVKKSESIIKSSALMRALKYLVQQKERYL